The DNA segment GACGGGCGTTTTCCAGCCGGCGCGATTCGCTCATGAAGCTGAGCAAGGTTGGCTCCACGGCTTCGCGCAATTGCGCGCGAGCCAGGCGCGGCGGGCGGGGCAGGCCGCGGCGGTCGGCCACCAGGTCGAAGTAATCGGCCATGCGCATTTCCGAATCGTCGCTGGCATGCACCACCCGCTGCGCGCGGCCGCGGAACAGCGACGCCACCATGGTGCGGGCAAGGTCCAGGGCATGGATGTGGTTGGTATAGACATCGTCCTGCGGCACCAGCGCCGGCGTGCCCTTGGCCAGGCGGGCCAGCGGCAGCCGGTCTTCGGCATAAATGCCGGGGATGCGCACGATGGAAGCGCGCCAGCCGGCATGGCGGCCAAAGTCCCGCACGGACTGCTCTGCCGCCACGCGGCGCCGGGCGCGCGCGGTTTGCGGGCGCACCGCCTGCGATTCCGCCAGCCTGGCGCCCCCCCGGTCGCCATACACGCCCGAGGTGCTGGCGTAGACAAACGCTGGCGGCGCAGCGCGTCGGCCGGACCTGCCGTAGCGTCGGTCGGGTAGAATGGCGGGCTTGGCAGACCATCCGCCCGGCCGTGCGGCGGACCGCCGCCAGGCGCCGCGCCGCAAGGCGCGCAGCAGCGCCAGCGTGCGGGGATCGCCCTCGCCGCGCGACGGCGGCGGCGCCAGGTGCAGCACCCTGTCGGCCAGCCCGGCCAGGCGCGCCAGCGTGGCGGGCCGGTCCAGGTCGGCTACCAGCGGCACGGCGCCGTTGTCCCGCAGCTCAGTGCGGCGGGACGGCTGCGAAGTGATGGAAAAGACGCGCCAGCGCGTCGATAGAATACGCAGGCAACGTGTGCCCACATCCCCACAGCCAACGATGAGTAGGCGCGGGCGACCCAGGCGGCGTCGCGACAGATTTTTGCTCATAGAGTTATTATGGCTTATCAAGTTACCGTCATGCCCAGCGGCCGCACATTTGAAGCGGCCGCGGATGAAACCATCCTTACTGCGGCCCTGCGCCACAGCATTGGCCTGCCCTACGGCTGCAAGAACGGCGCATGCGGATCCTGCAAGGGCCGTGTCACCGCTGGCGGCATCGAGCAGGGCGACCATGCGCTTTCCGCGCTGTCCGCGCAGGAAAAGACCGAGGGCCGCGCGCTGTTCTGCTGCGCCAAGCCCACCTCGGACATCACCATCGAGTGCCGCGAGGTGCAAGGCGCCGGCGACATCCCCATCAAGAAGGTGCCGTGCCGCGTCGCCACGCTGGAGCGCGTGGCCGACGACGTCATCGTGACCCGCCTGCAACTGCCCGCCACCGAGCGCATGCAGTTCCTGGCCGGCCAGTATGTCGAGTTCCTGCTGCGCGACGGCAAGCGCCGCAGCTACTCCATCGCCACGCCGCCGCACCAGGAAGGCCCGATCGAGCTGCACATCCGCCATATGCCCGGCGGCACCTTCACCGACTACGTGTTCGGCGCCAGGGAAGGCCAGCCGGCCATGAAGGAGCGCGACATCCTGCGCTTCGAAGGCCCGCTCGGCAGCTTCTTCCTGCGTGAAGACTCCGACAAGCCCATCATCCTGCTGGCCTCCGGCACCGGCTTCGCGCCGATCAAGGCCATCGTCGAGCACGCGGTCTACACCGGCATCACCCGCCCGATGACGCTGTATTGGGGCGGCCGCCGCCCGCGCGATCTCTACATGCATGCGCTGTGCGAGCAATGGGCGCGCGAGCTGCCCAACTTCCGCTACGTGCCGGTGATCTCCAACGCCCAGGACAGCGACGACTGGGACGGCCGCACCGGCTTTGTCCACGAGGCC comes from the Cupriavidus basilensis genome and includes:
- a CDS encoding NAD-dependent epimerase/dehydratase family protein, translated to MSKNLSRRRLGRPRLLIVGCGDVGTRCLRILSTRWRVFSITSQPSRRTELRDNGAVPLVADLDRPATLARLAGLADRVLHLAPPPSRGEGDPRTLALLRALRRGAWRRSAARPGGWSAKPAILPDRRYGRSGRRAAPPAFVYASTSGVYGDRGGARLAESQAVRPQTARARRRVAAEQSVRDFGRHAGWRASIVRIPGIYAEDRLPLARLAKGTPALVPQDDVYTNHIHALDLARTMVASLFRGRAQRVVHASDDSEMRMADYFDLVADRRGLPRPPRLARAQLREAVEPTLLSFMSESRRLENARLKRELRLRLRYPTVASFFDA
- a CDS encoding CDP-6-deoxy-delta-3,4-glucoseen reductase — protein: MAYQVTVMPSGRTFEAAADETILTAALRHSIGLPYGCKNGACGSCKGRVTAGGIEQGDHALSALSAQEKTEGRALFCCAKPTSDITIECREVQGAGDIPIKKVPCRVATLERVADDVIVTRLQLPATERMQFLAGQYVEFLLRDGKRRSYSIATPPHQEGPIELHIRHMPGGTFTDYVFGAREGQPAMKERDILRFEGPLGSFFLREDSDKPIILLASGTGFAPIKAIVEHAVYTGITRPMTLYWGGRRPRDLYMHALCEQWARELPNFRYVPVISNAQDSDDWDGRTGFVHEAVMEDHPDLSGFEVYACGAPVMINAARKDFSLRCDLHEDAFFADSFTSEADMHPAGSAPAA